A single window of Nitrospinota bacterium DNA harbors:
- a CDS encoding tetratricopeptide repeat protein produces the protein MDAYFEGGVKLKGTLKVKGAVHFDGEFEGDVFSSNHFIVGKAGKLYGNINSHNCTNMGCIQGNIFAENRVTLMNGSQLKGDISSYHLVIDEGSNFEGLSKMINPPKNPKEPEVIPEHPSAAVYIPNTVIKPVLKNAKVKNQKARAALVGLGLLALGGGGYLYLTPNNDLEALVSKGHRLMAESKVADAEALFKKALRLSRGNPEVYAGLGEVYYSKNRFNEALNQFQRSIDLNPSNSDYRVKLAKTLTATGKIKEAKLSYKTAIEMEPENYRAFYDLGLLYQKEGDSQSAYENLHMTVKLNPNYYKTYETLSELYAGEKKFPQAVEELRTAVRIKKDDPKLHLALAKLLAESGDEKESIQEYIKIAAKFPENIEAQKRLGDWYYQQKDLEKSLKYYEASQSADSRNAEALIHMGRIYTDLNRTDDALGVYQKAVKLQAKDPESYYQIGRILADRKQWEQAESNLKTAVTLRSNHADSNYYLGKVLMASGQQDEAAKAFQNAVDVETKNPTYLLELGTALVENKKVDEGLKRLLAAMEIEPDNHDIVFAVCNVYSKKRYFSVAVGHCEKAYELAPKDFSTMNRLAWLYAKKTINLDKGIKLSEETLGAFPKKAEYIDTLSELHYAMGDVDKAVENIQAAINLVPDEPYYKQQLWRFKNVKPPVRSVSKNNKKPEQEKEESKTEING, from the coding sequence ATGGACGCTTATTTTGAAGGTGGAGTGAAGTTGAAGGGGACTCTCAAGGTCAAGGGAGCGGTTCATTTTGACGGAGAATTTGAAGGAGATGTATTTTCTTCAAACCACTTTATCGTTGGAAAGGCCGGTAAACTTTATGGAAATATAAATTCCCATAACTGTACAAATATGGGTTGTATCCAGGGTAATATTTTTGCTGAAAACAGGGTGACCTTGATGAATGGTAGCCAGTTGAAAGGGGATATTTCTTCCTATCATCTGGTTATAGACGAGGGTTCTAATTTTGAAGGCCTCTCGAAAATGATCAATCCCCCCAAAAACCCTAAAGAACCGGAAGTAATTCCCGAGCACCCCTCCGCTGCAGTTTACATTCCCAATACAGTCATTAAACCCGTTCTCAAAAACGCCAAAGTAAAAAACCAAAAAGCCAGGGCCGCTCTAGTGGGGTTGGGGCTTTTAGCGCTTGGGGGAGGGGGGTACCTTTATTTGACGCCGAACAATGATCTTGAAGCCCTTGTCAGCAAGGGCCACAGGCTAATGGCGGAAAGTAAAGTCGCCGATGCGGAGGCTTTGTTTAAAAAAGCGTTGAGGTTATCCAGGGGCAACCCGGAAGTTTATGCCGGTCTCGGTGAAGTTTATTACAGCAAAAATCGTTTTAACGAGGCATTGAATCAGTTTCAACGTTCCATAGACTTAAATCCTTCCAACAGTGATTATCGGGTCAAACTGGCTAAAACTCTGACGGCCACGGGGAAAATTAAAGAGGCCAAGCTTTCATACAAAACGGCGATTGAGATGGAGCCGGAGAATTACCGGGCGTTTTACGATCTGGGATTACTTTACCAAAAGGAGGGGGACTCCCAGAGTGCCTATGAAAACCTCCACATGACGGTTAAATTGAATCCGAATTATTATAAAACTTACGAGACCCTGAGTGAGCTTTATGCCGGGGAAAAGAAATTCCCGCAAGCCGTCGAGGAGCTTCGCACAGCCGTTCGTATTAAAAAAGATGACCCCAAACTGCATTTGGCTCTGGCAAAATTACTGGCAGAAAGTGGTGATGAGAAAGAATCGATCCAGGAATACATAAAAATTGCCGCAAAATTCCCTGAAAATATTGAGGCTCAAAAACGCCTGGGGGACTGGTATTACCAGCAAAAAGATCTGGAAAAATCCTTAAAATACTATGAAGCTTCTCAATCGGCGGATTCCAGGAATGCGGAGGCTCTCATTCATATGGGAAGAATCTATACCGATCTCAATCGTACCGATGACGCTCTTGGAGTTTATCAGAAGGCAGTCAAGTTACAAGCGAAGGACCCTGAAAGTTATTATCAGATAGGAAGGATTCTGGCGGACCGAAAACAATGGGAACAAGCTGAATCCAATTTAAAAACGGCGGTTACCCTGCGAAGCAATCATGCAGACTCAAATTATTACCTGGGAAAAGTATTGATGGCTTCTGGTCAGCAAGATGAAGCGGCTAAGGCGTTTCAAAACGCGGTTGACGTTGAGACAAAAAATCCCACGTATCTTTTGGAATTGGGAACGGCGTTGGTTGAAAATAAGAAAGTGGACGAAGGACTCAAAAGGCTTTTGGCGGCGATGGAGATCGAACCCGATAACCATGACATCGTTTTTGCCGTGTGCAATGTGTATAGCAAGAAACGTTATTTTTCAGTTGCCGTTGGTCACTGCGAAAAAGCGTATGAACTTGCTCCCAAAGATTTTTCGACGATGAACCGGCTCGCCTGGCTTTACGCGAAGAAGACAATCAATTTGGACAAAGGAATAAAGCTTTCTGAGGAAACCCTGGGAGCCTTTCCAAAAAAGGCTGAGTATATCGACACCCTTTCAGAGCTTCATTATGCAATGGGTGATGTGGATAAAGCCGTGGAGAACATTCAGGCGGCCATAAATCTTGTTCCAGACGAGCCGTATTATAAACAGCAACTCTGGAGATTTAAAAATGTGAAGCCGCCGGTTCGGTCCGTCTCTAAAAATAACAAAAAACCGGAGCAGGAAAAGGAAGAATCGAAAACGGAAATCAATGGTTGA
- a CDS encoding calcium/sodium antiporter: protein MLIDLLQLLAGLPILYYGGDFLVTGSIRLGQRFKLSPFIIGATVVGFGTSSPELAVSVLAAIQGAPELALGNVIGSNVANVGLVLGLTAVLIPLTIGKKCLKDEAPAFLFTTFLISFLLWNFNLNRWEGGCMIFLLFIYLWISFRKKEETEIEIEEETRFWAEKGVFFQFLLIIFGLGLLVFGARLMVEGAVGIAHTLGVSEWFIGISIVAVGTSLPEIVSSILAAKRGHGELAIGNVFGSNIFNLLMVLGTTAMVKPLAIQEPIHADLIFTTGLSCFLILLIRMEHALTKRDGFILLVCYAIYVGMKGVGGF, encoded by the coding sequence ATGCTGATCGATTTACTGCAATTACTGGCCGGCCTGCCCATACTCTATTACGGCGGCGACTTTTTAGTCACTGGCAGTATTCGTCTGGGCCAACGGTTTAAGCTCAGCCCATTTATCATAGGGGCGACGGTCGTCGGTTTTGGGACTTCATCTCCGGAACTTGCCGTCTCAGTCCTGGCCGCAATTCAGGGTGCGCCGGAATTGGCCCTGGGAAACGTGATCGGCAGTAACGTGGCCAATGTAGGACTCGTTCTTGGATTGACGGCGGTTCTCATTCCTCTCACCATCGGCAAAAAATGCTTAAAGGATGAAGCCCCGGCGTTTTTGTTCACCACCTTCCTGATATCGTTTCTACTCTGGAACTTTAATTTAAACCGGTGGGAAGGGGGATGCATGATCTTCCTGTTATTCATCTACCTTTGGATTTCTTTCCGTAAAAAGGAGGAAACGGAAATTGAAATCGAAGAAGAAACAAGATTCTGGGCAGAAAAAGGAGTCTTCTTTCAGTTCCTGCTGATTATTTTTGGGTTGGGTTTATTGGTTTTTGGAGCCAGGCTTATGGTTGAAGGTGCTGTCGGTATTGCCCATACCCTTGGAGTCAGTGAGTGGTTTATTGGCATTTCGATCGTTGCCGTCGGCACCAGTCTGCCAGAAATTGTTTCCTCGATCCTGGCCGCTAAACGAGGCCACGGCGAATTAGCTATCGGCAATGTCTTTGGAAGCAATATCTTCAATCTACTGATGGTTCTTGGCACCACGGCTATGGTCAAGCCGCTTGCCATCCAGGAACCTATCCATGCGGATTTAATATTCACCACCGGACTTTCCTGTTTTCTTATTTTACTGATACGAATGGAGCACGCATTGACCAAGAGGGATGGATTTATCCTGTTGGTTTGCTACGCAATTTATGTGGGAATGAAAGGGGTGGGTGGTTTTTAA
- a CDS encoding SPOR domain-containing protein: protein MPQVSQKQEELKEEDSIYHKRIEDLLEDAEIEAEIETEKKVRSKNTRLLTISLVAIALIAFLYLQVKTGFLATSPKSNETSPLPELAQAPAVEQAPVSPEQIPSIAQAPITENETKPATAGDENVATPKTEEIIAEAKIPAPVVPVEKLEAPVVVQAPPKAPASEPAKIPEVAEVIKQPVKPSPAAVAPVTSAKQYHVQLGVFSVEENANRLLNNIKAKGFKPSILTKSTEASMYVVFLGGFSNKEDGNQAISELKSKGYSPVMEKFEDNSNTIVLGKFKNVGQAAALRDKLSIHGFLSSAKKTQGQTKIHIIQLGPFTSLPQAQKSKDSIERAGFKNTFIR from the coding sequence ATGCCACAAGTCAGCCAGAAACAGGAAGAATTAAAGGAAGAGGACAGCATCTATCATAAGCGCATCGAAGATTTATTAGAAGATGCCGAGATTGAAGCGGAAATTGAGACTGAAAAAAAGGTCCGGTCGAAAAATACCCGGCTTTTAACCATCTCATTGGTCGCCATCGCTCTGATCGCCTTTTTATATTTGCAGGTTAAAACCGGCTTTCTAGCCACTTCGCCAAAGAGTAATGAGACCAGCCCTCTTCCCGAACTGGCACAGGCTCCTGCTGTTGAGCAAGCTCCTGTTTCCCCTGAGCAAATCCCCAGTATCGCTCAGGCTCCAATAACTGAAAATGAAACCAAGCCTGCAACTGCTGGCGATGAAAATGTGGCAACACCGAAAACCGAAGAGATTATCGCTGAAGCTAAAATCCCGGCACCTGTAGTTCCTGTAGAAAAACTGGAAGCGCCTGTCGTGGTTCAAGCGCCACCTAAAGCTCCGGCCTCTGAACCGGCGAAAATACCTGAAGTGGCGGAAGTCATAAAGCAACCTGTCAAACCTTCACCTGCGGCAGTCGCACCGGTCACATCCGCAAAACAATATCATGTTCAGTTGGGTGTTTTTTCAGTTGAAGAAAATGCCAACAGACTGCTGAATAATATCAAGGCCAAAGGCTTCAAACCGTCCATTCTAACGAAGTCAACCGAGGCTTCCATGTATGTAGTATTTTTGGGTGGGTTTTCAAACAAAGAGGACGGAAATCAGGCAATTTCGGAATTAAAATCCAAAGGATATTCACCGGTTATGGAAAAATTTGAAGATAATTCCAATACCATCGTCCTCGGGAAATTCAAAAATGTGGGTCAAGCGGCTGCTCTCAGAGATAAACTGAGTATTCATGGCTTTCTCTCCAGTGCCAAAAAAACTCAGGGTCAAACAAAAATCCACATCATTCAACTCGGACCCTTCACCAGCCTACCTCAAGCCCAAAAATCCAAAGACTCTATAGAACGCGCAGGCTTCAAGAACACCTTTATTCGTTGA
- a CDS encoding dihydroorotate dehydrogenase, whose product MTTRGNVDLSVKIKGLEFDNPVIAASGTFGYGLEYRPFVDLNRLGGFATKGLSMQPRVGNAAPRMVETASGMLNAIGLENIGLEKFLSDKLPLLQNYNTRIIVNFFGENKAEYVELAAALSDVDRVDALEMNISCPNVKEGGVRFSSDPATVRDLVGAVRKVTEKFLIVKLSPNVTDITVIAKAAEEGGADALSLINTKIGMSIDLETGKPWLANKTGGLSGPAIKPIALHMVYQTVRAVEIPVIGIGGIASTEDALEFLAAGATAIQIGTANFIDPAITMKVIDGIRDYCQTHGIQKIGDLKLKEE is encoded by the coding sequence ATGACAACTCGCGGCAATGTAGATCTTTCAGTGAAAATAAAGGGGCTGGAGTTTGATAATCCCGTGATCGCGGCTTCCGGCACTTTTGGCTATGGTCTGGAGTATCGGCCGTTTGTGGATTTGAACCGTTTGGGAGGCTTTGCCACCAAGGGGCTTTCCATGCAACCAAGGGTTGGAAACGCCGCTCCCCGCATGGTGGAAACCGCGTCGGGCATGTTGAATGCCATCGGTCTGGAAAATATCGGTCTGGAAAAATTCCTCAGCGACAAACTTCCCCTCCTGCAAAATTACAATACCCGCATCATCGTGAATTTTTTTGGCGAAAACAAGGCCGAATATGTGGAACTGGCCGCCGCTTTGTCGGATGTCGATCGGGTGGACGCGCTGGAGATGAATATTTCCTGCCCGAATGTAAAAGAAGGCGGTGTGCGGTTCAGTTCCGATCCCGCCACGGTGCGGGATCTGGTGGGAGCGGTGCGAAAAGTTACCGAGAAATTTCTGATCGTAAAACTCTCTCCCAATGTCACCGATATCACCGTAATCGCCAAAGCCGCCGAAGAAGGTGGAGCCGATGCGCTTTCCCTGATCAACACCAAGATCGGCATGTCCATTGATCTGGAAACAGGTAAACCCTGGCTGGCCAACAAAACCGGAGGGCTCTCCGGTCCCGCCATCAAACCCATTGCGCTTCACATGGTGTACCAGACCGTCCGTGCCGTAGAGATTCCGGTGATCGGCATCGGTGGCATCGCATCGACCGAAGACGCGCTGGAATTTTTAGCCGCAGGCGCCACAGCCATTCAAATCGGCACCGCCAATTTCATCGACCCTGCGATTACGATGAAGGTCATCGACGGTATTCGCGACTACTGTCAAACCCACGGCATTCAAAAGATAGGCGATTTAAAACTGAAGGAGGAGTGA
- a CDS encoding MBL fold metallo-hydrolase has protein sequence MPVITNAQSGTNIFEIAEGIFRINTPVSFPGMEGGFSFNQFLIVDDDPLLFHTGPRKMFPLVQEAVKQVMPVERLRYISFSHVEADECGSLNEWLAAAPNSVPLCGQVAAMVSIGDIADRPPRTLQDGEVLALGKHSVQWLDTPHLPHAWECGFLFETHTKTLLCGDLFTQKGDNLPAITEADILGPSEAFRREMDYFSHTKNARTLLERLASTAPTTLACMHGSTWRGDGSKLLRALADSLSESAL, from the coding sequence ATGCCGGTGATCACCAATGCTCAATCAGGGACTAATATTTTCGAAATTGCCGAGGGAATTTTTCGGATCAATACCCCGGTTTCTTTTCCTGGAATGGAAGGCGGTTTTTCATTCAACCAGTTTCTGATTGTGGACGACGATCCCCTGCTCTTCCACACCGGACCTCGTAAAATGTTCCCTCTGGTGCAGGAAGCTGTGAAGCAAGTGATGCCGGTTGAACGTCTTCGTTACATCTCTTTCTCCCACGTGGAGGCGGATGAATGCGGTTCACTGAATGAATGGCTGGCTGCGGCCCCGAATTCCGTGCCCTTGTGCGGGCAAGTCGCCGCCATGGTTTCGATCGGTGACATCGCGGATCGACCGCCTCGAACCCTGCAGGACGGAGAAGTGCTTGCCCTTGGAAAGCATTCCGTACAATGGCTCGATACTCCGCACTTGCCGCATGCATGGGAATGTGGTTTTCTGTTTGAAACTCATACCAAAACCCTCCTGTGCGGCGACCTTTTCACGCAGAAGGGAGACAACCTCCCCGCTATAACGGAGGCAGATATCCTGGGTCCCAGCGAAGCTTTTCGCAGAGAGATGGATTATTTTTCTCATACCAAGAACGCCCGCACCCTTCTGGAGCGGCTGGCCTCGACCGCACCCACCACATTGGCCTGCATGCACGGCAGCACGTGGCGAGGCGACGGTTCCAAACTTCTCCGCGCTCTCGCCGACTCCCTATCAGAAAGTGCCCTTTAA
- the alr gene encoding alanine racemase, whose amino-acid sequence MAKHRATVAEIDLSAIRHNLKAIRSLLAPKVKIMAVVKADGYGHGAVPCAKAALEAGADWLGVAILEEGIELRENGVSAPILVMGGIFPNEVADLIRHDLSTSVSTLPLAESLSQEAEKQGKTVGVHLKVDTGMGRLGMHPEDLLAFVEKIQYSNNLRIEGIFTHLSSSDEGDPEFTQFQFSRLVDALTPLKAKGISLPLIHTANSAAILMFPDSHLNMVRPGIILYGALPSPDLKPTINALKAHDVQFRPVMRWKTKIIQINKVPKGTPLSYNRQFITERVSLIATLPVGYGDGLNRALSNNMDVLIRGQRAPQVGVICMDLCLIDVTNIEGVQCEDEVVLFGQQGEATITVDEMAEQCGTISYEILCNVSKRVPRVYLTNGKL is encoded by the coding sequence ATGGCAAAACACAGGGCAACCGTCGCTGAAATCGACCTCAGCGCCATCAGGCACAATCTGAAAGCGATTCGTTCCCTTCTGGCTCCCAAGGTCAAGATCATGGCCGTCGTCAAGGCAGACGGCTATGGGCACGGCGCGGTCCCCTGCGCTAAAGCCGCGTTGGAAGCGGGCGCCGACTGGCTCGGTGTCGCCATCCTCGAAGAAGGTATCGAGCTGCGGGAAAACGGCGTCTCCGCGCCCATTCTGGTGATGGGAGGTATTTTCCCCAATGAGGTTGCGGATCTCATCCGCCACGATCTGTCCACCAGCGTGAGCACTCTGCCTCTGGCTGAGAGTCTCTCCCAAGAAGCGGAAAAACAAGGCAAAACGGTCGGTGTGCATCTGAAAGTCGATACCGGTATGGGGCGGCTGGGGATGCATCCTGAAGATTTGCTCGCCTTTGTGGAGAAGATCCAATATTCAAACAACCTGCGCATTGAGGGGATCTTCACTCACCTGTCCTCCTCTGACGAAGGCGACCCGGAATTCACCCAGTTTCAATTTTCCCGGCTGGTTGATGCGTTGACTCCGTTGAAGGCCAAGGGTATATCTCTGCCACTGATTCACACCGCCAACAGCGCGGCGATTTTGATGTTTCCCGACAGTCACCTCAACATGGTGCGACCGGGAATCATCCTTTACGGCGCCCTTCCCTCGCCCGACCTGAAACCAACGATAAACGCGCTGAAAGCTCACGACGTTCAATTCCGTCCGGTCATGCGCTGGAAAACTAAAATCATACAGATCAATAAAGTGCCCAAAGGGACTCCGTTAAGCTATAACCGGCAATTCATCACTGAGCGGGTGAGCCTGATTGCCACCCTCCCCGTCGGCTATGGCGATGGCCTGAACCGCGCACTATCGAACAACATGGACGTTCTTATAAGGGGGCAGCGAGCCCCGCAAGTGGGCGTGATCTGCATGGATCTGTGTTTGATCGATGTGACGAATATCGAGGGCGTGCAATGCGAAGACGAAGTGGTCCTATTCGGCCAGCAGGGAGAGGCAACGATCACCGTCGATGAAATGGCCGAGCAGTGCGGAACCATCTCTTATGAAATTCTGTGCAACGTGAGTAAGCGGGTGCCGAGGGTGTATTTGACTAATGGAAAACTCTAA
- a CDS encoding DUF1566 domain-containing protein — protein sequence MAEGERFVDNGDGTITDTKYNKMWMKEDSYQMRGKWLTWKGSHKFVNWLNEQQFAGYDDWRVPNNQECRNLYDHECKNTDFDGDIVHIDYIFPEGGGSTYWCAEESGINGMAYNFYSDRGYQVRKKSSDEGNMTCRPIRSSGPDVKKQGRLSATGRSRRE from the coding sequence ATGGCAGAAGGCGAACGCTTCGTCGATAACGGCGACGGCACCATCACGGACACCAAATACAATAAGATGTGGATGAAAGAGGACAGCTACCAGATGCGCGGCAAATGGCTGACCTGGAAAGGCTCCCACAAATTCGTCAACTGGCTGAACGAGCAGCAATTCGCCGGTTACGACGACTGGCGCGTGCCCAATAATCAGGAATGCCGGAATCTGTACGATCACGAATGCAAAAACACCGATTTCGACGGGGACATCGTCCACATCGACTATATTTTCCCGGAGGGCGGAGGTTCCACCTACTGGTGCGCCGAGGAATCGGGGATCAACGGTATGGCCTATAATTTTTACAGCGACCGGGGGTATCAGGTGCGCAAAAAATCATCGGATGAAGGCAATATGACGTGCCGACCCATTCGGTCCTCCGGTCCTGATGTCAAAAAGCAGGGCCGTCTTTCCGCCACGGGAAGATCCCGGCGCGAATGA
- a CDS encoding SUMF1/EgtB/PvdO family nonheme iron enzyme, with protein MFVLRKVIIPCLICLLIFLPGCGDGPLKPVKISPIDNKEMVLIPAGEFIMGTNKTDLENTQQKIGTVKPLFLDQHPELKVHLGDYYIDRYEVTNAEYKVYMEDTKYPDYPAHWVDGTYPEGQGDHPITNVIWQEALAYALWAGKRLPSEAQWEKAARGPNGLSYPWGNEYVKGKANVGVEGEKTTLPVGSKPEDVSPYNVYDMAGNVMEWTLDWYEAYPGNTHKDARFGKQFKVLRGNGFQKSGHYFLDAYRFAFNRTEVPPDEFFENVGFRCVTAVIQKK; from the coding sequence ATGTTTGTGCTTCGAAAAGTTATTATACCTTGTTTAATTTGTCTTTTGATTTTCCTGCCGGGATGCGGCGACGGGCCTTTAAAACCTGTAAAAATCTCCCCGATTGATAACAAGGAAATGGTTTTGATCCCTGCCGGAGAATTTATCATGGGGACGAACAAAACCGACCTTGAAAATACCCAACAAAAAATCGGCACAGTGAAACCGCTGTTCCTCGATCAGCACCCGGAGCTAAAGGTTCATCTTGGCGACTATTATATCGACCGTTATGAAGTCACCAATGCGGAATACAAGGTGTATATGGAAGATACCAAATACCCGGACTATCCAGCGCATTGGGTGGACGGTACGTACCCTGAAGGCCAGGGCGATCACCCGATCACCAATGTTATCTGGCAGGAAGCTTTAGCGTATGCATTGTGGGCGGGCAAGCGACTGCCGAGCGAGGCGCAATGGGAGAAAGCTGCCCGTGGCCCAAACGGACTGTCTTATCCCTGGGGCAATGAGTATGTGAAAGGAAAAGCCAATGTTGGCGTTGAAGGAGAGAAGACGACTCTTCCCGTGGGGAGCAAACCGGAGGATGTCAGCCCTTATAATGTTTATGATATGGCCGGTAACGTCATGGAGTGGACGCTGGACTGGTATGAGGCGTATCCTGGGAATACCCATAAAGACGCTCGCTTTGGAAAACAATTTAAGGTCCTGCGGGGGAACGGGTTTCAAAAATCCGGGCACTATTTTCTCGATGCCTACCGTTTCGCCTTCAACCGCACGGAAGTGCCGCCGGATGAATTCTTTGAAAATGTCGGTTTTCGCTGTGTGACTGCAGTAATTCAGAAGAAATAA
- a CDS encoding DUF2784 family protein, with protein sequence MATFILVLHLLVIIFFIVGFPIGLKLNHRGFRYFHGAALALVTLFMVLGIPCSLTVWEEGLTGSSYEGSFIAFWLHRIIYLEWFEPVHVLILDVCFALLVFSSFIWYPIKKKGK encoded by the coding sequence ATGGCCACCTTCATTTTAGTCCTTCATCTTTTAGTTATTATTTTCTTTATCGTGGGATTTCCCATAGGGCTCAAACTGAATCATCGAGGGTTCAGATATTTCCACGGTGCGGCCCTCGCTCTGGTGACGTTGTTCATGGTGCTGGGCATCCCCTGCTCTCTCACCGTTTGGGAGGAAGGCTTGACAGGTTCATCCTATGAAGGATCGTTCATCGCCTTCTGGTTGCATCGTATTATTTATCTGGAGTGGTTCGAACCTGTCCATGTTTTGATTCTGGACGTATGTTTCGCCCTGCTCGTGTTTTCATCCTTCATCTGGTACCCCATCAAAAAGAAAGGGAAATGA
- a CDS encoding pentapeptide repeat-containing protein produces MRYFLQINKGEEIMSTVDNFLKIISSNMDQEGGNFSSQQLMGISLNGVKLVNTIFDDTDFEFSELIEINFSNSKLKNVSFHKAKLKDVDFSGAQLQGVNFQEALLVNCNFKNASLENGTLNSATLKNCDLRGSNLNHANLSSAKLIKCDLSFARLMYGYLRKIEISDSQLKGINLRGSDLSFCKIQGTDFSGSVLKYTDLNSCTFKKVNLSNANLVGAEMKDAHCQEITMKEANMEGVDLTYANLEGSNLQNAFLLEANLHGANLTNANLKDAYFVDANISKANTTGANLENTILQ; encoded by the coding sequence ATGCGTTACTTCCTCCAGATCAACAAAGGTGAAGAAATAATGTCCACGGTCGATAATTTTCTAAAAATAATCAGTTCAAACATGGATCAGGAAGGAGGCAACTTCAGTTCCCAGCAACTCATGGGAATCAGTTTAAATGGAGTTAAATTAGTAAACACCATTTTTGACGATACAGACTTTGAGTTTTCTGAACTCATCGAAATCAATTTTTCCAACTCGAAGCTCAAAAATGTCTCGTTTCATAAAGCAAAGTTAAAGGATGTGGATTTCTCTGGAGCACAACTCCAGGGCGTTAATTTTCAAGAGGCCCTGCTGGTCAACTGCAATTTCAAAAATGCATCGCTGGAAAACGGGACGTTAAACTCAGCAACACTGAAAAATTGCGACCTGAGGGGAAGTAACCTCAACCACGCCAACCTTTCTTCTGCCAAATTAATTAAATGCGACCTCTCTTTCGCAAGATTGATGTATGGATACTTACGGAAAATTGAAATCAGTGATTCACAATTGAAGGGAATCAACCTCAGGGGATCGGATTTAAGTTTCTGTAAAATTCAGGGGACGGACTTTAGCGGTTCCGTATTAAAATATACCGATCTCAATTCATGCACCTTCAAGAAAGTCAACCTCAGTAATGCCAACCTGGTGGGGGCCGAGATGAAGGACGCGCATTGTCAGGAAATTACGATGAAAGAAGCGAACATGGAAGGAGTGGATCTGACCTACGCCAACCTGGAAGGTTCCAACTTGCAAAACGCATTTCTCCTGGAAGCCAATCTGCACGGCGCCAATCTGACCAACGCCAATCTCAAAGACGCCTATTTTGTGGACGCCAACATCAGCAAGGCAAATACCACCGGAGCCAATCTGGAAAATACCATTTTGCAGTAA
- a CDS encoding MotA/TolQ/ExbB proton channel family protein, translating into MANTLANKAEIIADIPAVTPQQELKADMGTVLGVFAGIILIVIAILNGGSPEVFVNLNSALIVFGGTAATTFIAFPSKNIFMMVPVTINAFKPEIYHPSEYVEEIIDLASTYRSGGTKRLESEEQFLNNRLIKSGVAMVVDGYNTREIHEIMDRELSSMIERHNAGQKILRFMGVQAPVFGMCGTLIGLIQMLINVNNPATIGPSLATALITTFYGLILANLVITPIVSKLHTRTESETMLYKAIKVGILGIQKKQIHKKSEKI; encoded by the coding sequence ATGGCAAATACTCTCGCAAATAAAGCTGAAATCATCGCCGACATACCGGCCGTTACCCCCCAACAAGAATTAAAAGCAGATATGGGAACGGTGCTTGGAGTATTCGCGGGTATTATTTTGATCGTTATTGCCATTCTTAACGGTGGGTCTCCCGAGGTTTTCGTCAACTTGAACAGCGCTCTCATCGTGTTTGGAGGCACAGCGGCTACCACCTTCATTGCCTTTCCATCAAAAAACATATTCATGATGGTTCCCGTAACAATCAATGCTTTCAAACCGGAGATTTACCATCCTTCAGAATATGTTGAAGAAATAATAGACCTTGCCTCCACCTACCGTTCCGGCGGAACAAAAAGACTGGAATCGGAAGAACAGTTTCTTAACAACAGATTAATAAAAAGCGGGGTGGCGATGGTTGTGGATGGGTACAATACTCGCGAAATTCATGAAATCATGGATCGCGAACTGTCCTCAATGATTGAAAGACATAACGCTGGACAAAAAATTCTCCGATTCATGGGAGTTCAGGCTCCGGTTTTCGGAATGTGCGGGACCCTGATCGGCCTTATTCAGATGCTCATTAATGTGAACAACCCTGCCACCATCGGCCCCTCACTCGCAACCGCTTTGATCACCACGTTTTATGGTCTCATATTGGCCAATCTGGTGATCACGCCGATCGTTTCCAAATTACACACGCGGACGGAAAGTGAAACGATGCTGTATAAGGCCATCAAGGTGGGAATATTGGGCATTCAAAAAAAGCAAATCCACAAAAAATCCGAAAAAATATGA